GAGCCACTTGTGATGGTagaaaagaagttgaagtcaaatcttcattcattcgtcgtgTGATATTCCACTGTGTGTTCGAATTCTCTGTTCTGCCCTGAGCACacggcagccccagggctggtagagcctcactccactcaactgtccgtgttttataagacagggatctgtaaaagctacggaGAGGGTGAGTAGAATCTCGAAGTCGCTGTTGtcgatttttaagaatcaagtctgtgtactctttacagttgtcttaacaaacacttcttgtcctcttcacttaaggattcaatataaatgccttcattactcAACTTccggactgaagtctttgcttcttccaggacTTTTCCAATGGGTAGCTCTCTggttgatccaaatgtagcttctcttgctggacaaagatctacgactgttgtagcagatgcctggatggcattgtttaatgacccaagtggtttcaacagtagacttacaagagagagaatggcgatAGTCTTCTGTGAAtttagtagcaaaagtaatccaccagcctcactacttagatccatcccatttTGGAAGATACTTTCCAacgccagtaataatggctggagtaattttaagacaacagccaaggatcactcatgagaaagccagcgggttttcccaggttggactaatttgaacttcagtcccagtgtatcttctatattgtccaagatattcagtctttttggactcttgctgaaaaaagaatataatgaagacattaaatttatagctttttaaatgtcttttgaagagtctggaGCTCGTCCTAGCGCtggttggagtagatggcctctgcagtgtgtataggagagaccaGGGTTacgcttttctctgagcaaagcttgtgctccaccatgtcttccagagacgTTTGCAGTTCCATCAAacgcacaagcagccatctgtttggggtccagttgacaagcatttaactcttctaagatgtgggttgtcacagatgcagccaatctgtcttctatcacttgaacatctagaaatgcatctactggcctaccgcTGAcctcaagataacgtacacaatgacttaatacttgatgcccatttgcatcggtgcattcatcagccaggtatgcaatttttttgaatgtggtgagagaggtcttcactttttcagctgttgagtctttcactgttgcaccacacgCGTCTAGCCAGTccgttgagtttcttgcagaaaggcagtgagcatttgctggtcttggttGGACCTGGGGTTCAACTGCAGGATGAACacgtgacaatgcacttaacattgtcACTCCAGTTTGCAGTGTGCGGCATCTCTTGCTTAATAGACAGTAGGATGCCGCAGCCATGTTTGTCTGCATGAACTGTATTGTGTCTCCAGCGTTCTTAACAGCCCCATTAAcgctcaccggtgttgtccttggtggAGAcccagtggagactcagagttcagaggtgctttcacacgagttcacctcccaggtggggggcaagaaggcgcCTCGCTCGTTCCTTCAGCTACTCACTGCTCGCTCTGGCCACCGTTGTTCGTTGTGacaccgttcactccatcgctctgttgccaatggccctgcgccgtcaccttcggctgccacctccactgtgacctctgcgagtgggtctcttgaggttccactgGCTCTCCGTGATTTCAGCCGAGCTCTCAGTGGGGAACCTCGCTGCgagtgcagactgggccgtctctgCCACAGAAACATTGTCCCACAGCCGGTCTGAGCACTTCGACCtgattctcagtgatttcagctgcagtggtcacttaacagaacaaaagactctctatggagcctactcagctctgtctttaaacagtggagaggggcaggtcaaatcaTACTTGTGACTCAgacagaccatcaagcaaaacacctgcccccaccctctctctcgaTGCCCTCAGTCAGCACAGGCCAAGTACGGTTCTACTTTACTCagacaataagaacaacaacatttcatctCCCCCccacattcaagtgatttgtaaaccaaccccagccaaaatctatcacttgggcaacacagctctgtttgctggatacctaggtagatgaGGTGTgactgtaaatacaatctggtcctgaagcctttccccccaccccatcacgagctgtcagggagagctcatttcgACTTTGCtcacaaatcatcatttgaaattattaggtggGCCCTGCAATTATGTACAGTGCAATTATGAAGGCACTGATAtggtcataaaaacaacagctgtacaAGGAAGCTCGTCCATGTTCCTACTTTTCTAATCTGtgatactttttcagatacacgtcTTTTATCATACACTggatatgcttttaaagtgtgtattaatgtttcaatttcaattcacatTTCCAGACAATCACTaaactggcaacactgcatgtaactagttcacaaaactagGGGGGAGTGGTGTTAGGGAAATTCAGGGGGGGTAAACACCTCCATAGTGGGGGTGAAGGGAAATCCCTGGCTGCCACCACATGTCTCCAGcccactccctctgcccccaagCTGGGCTTCACCCGGTgacctgccccccaaaccccggcttcatcccctgccccctccccaatccGAGCCCTCCCTGGATCTGCCCTGGCAGGACCAGAGCAACAACAGTCCCGCTTCCAGCCCTTCATGGCCAGACCTGGATCATCTCGGGCGGCTCCTCCCCGTCGGACACGATCTCCACCCGGGCCTTGCCCTGCCGCTCGCTGTCCCGGATGGCCAGCGCCAGGTCCCGGGCCTTGTTGCGCTCCAGGATGTTGGATGTCTCACCGCACCACGTGTAGATGGTCTGACAGGAGAGAGGGGCACGCCTGGAAATCCACCTGCCCGCCAGCACCCCGGCCTACCTACCTCACCCCCCGCCTGCCAACCTCCCTGCCTACCCACCTCGCAATGCCAATGCCGTCACCTGCCAGCGCCTCTGCCCGCCTGCCCCATGcgcacccagccccccacaccggCCAGTCCTGGGGCTAATGCACCCGCTACGCGCCCTGGCTGATTCCCTCCACCTCCAGGTGCCAATGCACCCTCCACTCACCCTGGCCGATTCCCCTCCGCCCCTGGGTGCTAATGCACCCACCACCCACCCTGGccaattcccctccacccccaggtgCTAATGCACCCACCACCCACCCTGGccaattcccctccacccccgggTGCTAATGCACCCACCACCCACCCTGGccaattcccctccacccccgggTGCTAATGCACCCACCACCCACCCTGGccaattcccctccacccccgggTGCTAATGCACCCACCACCCACCCTGGccaattcccctccacccccgggTGCTAATGCACCCTCCACTAACCCTGGccaattcccctccacccccgggTGCTAATGCAGCCACCACCCGCCCTGGCCAATACACCCGGCTGTGAATACAGACATATGCCTCCATTCACAGCCAGGCCTGTGTctgcccaggcccctgcccccggCGTGGTCTTACGTCGTCCAGGTCCAGGATGAAGCAGTCCCCGGTGTTGTAGctggcccagctcagctcccGCTCGGTGGCCCGGATGTTTTTCTTGCCCTTCACTTGGTAGAGTTTGCGGATGGGCCCGGAGCTCCGGCTGGACTGGGTTTTGTGAAAGGCggactccaccccaccctcctgaggggcagagacagagaggggccCTGAGCAGCAGCCGGGCGGGGAGTACAGGGActagctggggaggtggggggcagatgGAGCAGGCCAGATtgcgggggtgaggaggggaggcaggggctgaccCCTGGCAGAGCAGGTTGAGGGGTCGAGGTGGGGAAGTAGGGCAGGACTGGGGTGATGATGAGGGGGTCAGATGGggcaggctggggttggggggttcAGATGGGacaggctggggttggggggcagttgggggtgtgggggggcagttgggggtgtGGGGCGGGCCCCTCCCCGGTACCTGGTACTTGATGCCGTGGGGGAAGTACTCCATGAAGACATCGGACTCGTTGCCCTGCACCTCGCGGTGCTGGACGGGCCGCTCGCCCAGCAGGGTGTTGAGGTGGGTGGAGAGCACGGCGCAGGCCCCCTGCTCATCCCGCGTGGAGCTCTGGCCTGGGTGcggtgggggaggaagagcaaCAGCTGAGCTGCtacccagctggcaggggccccGGGCACGGCGCCGAGGTTTGCCAggggtccagttttcaaccagaacaccctgtcgaaaagggaccctggcggctctggtcagcactgccgactgggctgttaaaagtccggttggcgaggggctggcaggctccctgcctgactccacgcagctcctgggaagcagtgatatgtcccttggctcctaggcggaggggcggccaggggggctccgtgcactgtccctgccctgagcaccagctccgcagctcccactggccgggaaccgcagccaatggaagctgcagggctgggggcagcacgcagagccccctggccgcccctccacctaggagccagagcgacatgtcgctgcttcccgggagccacctgaggtcagcactgcccggagcctgcatcccgaacctcctcccgcaccccaaccccctgcccagcctggagtcccctccagcacccaaactccctcccagagttttcaccccgcaccccctcgtccaccccaaccccctgccccagcctggtgaaaatgagggaGCGAGTGAGGCTGGgtgagagcgagcgatggagggaggggggatggaggggggggaggcggagcctcagaaggggcggggcctcggggtggggccggggtgttcggttttctgcgaTTAGAACATtggcagccctgccggtgccccttgGCACCAGGGCTGGCTGCGCCGTGGGCTGGGAGCCCTCCAGGGTGGCCAGGGGGCCTGGGCTGATGTGCTCAGCAGGGAGCCTGAGGAGCCTGAAGTCCCCTCACCCCATAACGGGAGCCCCCGGGGGGGCAGGCACTGCCATGCCAGGGAGTGCGGCGAGGGCAGGGACCAGAGCCCGAGCACAGGGCCCCTCGCTTGGCCCAGGCTGGGCACTCACTCCCTTGCCAGCCCAGAAGGGCGGCGCCGGGCCCCGGCACCCTCGGCTGGGCCATGGCTCCAGCACCCCGCTTCTCCCCTCCAGGCTGCCTCACCCACAGGGCTGGCCAGGGGCCTGCGCCGCCATGCCGAGAGCCGGCCCTTACCGATCCAGATGTGCAGGTTGGCTTGCTCCTCCGGCCCGTTGTGCAGGACCAGGTAGGAGTCCCCCGAGTAGAAGACGCCCTTGGACTCTGCCGGGACCGGCACCGGCTTCATCTTCTCCACCCGCCAGATGTGCAGGCCAGGCTGGTTCACCGAGGCATCGAAGGGGGAGCCGCTGCCGGAGCGAAAAGGGGCTGGGGTGAATCCGGAAGGGGGGGCTTAGGGGGgtaggggcaggatggggggtaAATCCAGATTGGGATGGATACGGGGGAAGGGGATCGGGGTAACTCCAGGGTGTGGGGCAGGAGTTGGGGGTAAatccagggggtggggatggggggactcGGGGCGACTGGCTCGGTACCTTTTGGGGATCGCCGTGTACATGGTGTCAGGgccctggggagagagaggagctggttaGCATTAGGGCTGGGTGGACAGAGGACTGGGCACAGCCTggctccctggccaggaggtgcCGGTCACGACGTCGGGTGAGGGCTCCTGCCccgtggcggggctgggggctgtgggCCCCTCCCGGCCTGCACACCGAGATGGTATCAGAACTGGTTTGGCTGCTGCTGAGTCATCCCCAGCCCggcagaggaaggaggaggtggggctgggcgtGTGGGTGCAGGGACCCCCACGTCGGGGTGGGCGCTGGCCCAGAGAaagcagccctccccccccccccccagtgctggcTCTGGCGAGGCAGGGCCGGGCGTGCTGGGTGTCATTCCCTGGGGGCTCTGACATCCTTCCACACGCCCACTCCCTGTTACTTCACAGCCCACTGCGGTCAATCATGTGTCGCGTTTCTCATCTGCCTCCCTGCCCGCCCCAGCCGCTGCCCAGCTCCGCTCCGAAGGCTTCTTCatctcccagctgtttgccatCCTGCCGAGGGGGGccggctgccagccccagagtcggCTCCCCACACCCGCTCTcaccagcacccctgccccctggtgCCCTCTGCCGGGCCCAGCCCATCCCCGCCCGCCCATTGCACAGAAGCTTTGGCTCCCTGCTGAGCTGGACTCGAACCCGGGGCCCTTGGCTTTATGCCCGTCCCCGAGCTGCACAGCCCTGGAGCCAGTGGCTGTCTGCAGACACCCAAGGGCGCGGATGCCAGGCTCACCACGAAATCCCCACTCATCTGCTGCGGTGGTGCAGCCTGGCCCGCGATGCCAAGCGCTGCATTGCTGACCACGGGGCTGACCACGGGGCTGCCGAGCCCCAGAGCCCTGGCCGAGCCGCCCGCCTGGCGGTGCCCCCCTGGCAGTGGTGGAGCCTGCCCTCATTGCAAGCCAGGCCAACTGCCCCCAAACCCGGGCTTGCCCCCCCTTGTCGGTAGCCTCAGCACATGGTAGAGCTGTCCGGGGACCATCCCGTCCTGTCCCGTCCCCGCTATCAccgccagccctccaggattatGTCATGGGattaaacctccaggaatatggccAACCCACACTGGCAACTGGAGTCCCTCCTGACTGGGACAAGGCCCAGCGGGGGACGCTCGCCCTGATCCTGCGTGGCCTGGGGGAGTTGGGCTCCAGTGCTGAGCTCCCTGTAAGTGACAGGACGGGACACACCCCGGAGAGGCGTCTGCCTGGCGATTCAGCGAACAAGCCAGGCTGCCAGGAAACACTTTCTCGTGCCTCTGCCCGGATaagccagccctgatcccctgccCCGCACACAGCACTGGGTGAGAGGAGTCCACCCCCTCACGCTCCGTTACTGCCTAACGAGGCCTGCGATAAACAGGAACAGGCAGCGGAGGAGCAAAGTTACTCACCGGACGACTCGTCAGCCTCTATGGCAAAACCTTTCGCTGCAGAGTTTAAAATCAGATTTCCTGGGAGGGGCCACCCCTCGCCCACACCCTGTTCCTCTCCGGCGCCTCGCTTCTCGgtggctgcaggggagaaggAGAATCCGGCACGGCTGGGCCAGGGACTCGTCCAACTCCTGACCTGCCCCCCAGCCCGCCAGGGCCCGCGCTGGGCGTAAGGAGACCAAGGGATTGGCAGCTCAAGGGGGCCTCCGTTCGCTTTTCATTATTGTTGTTTTCATAAGCACTTGCCTGGTTTGGTATTTTACtcgttacatgcttcagccccggcggcggggccctgggcaattgcagGCCCCCCACTTGCGACCCCCGCCCCAAACTGGTCCCGCGACCTCTCTGAGGGTCGCGACCCCCAAGTCAAGAAACGCATCTTTAGAAAGGGAGCTGTTGTACAATGTCGTGATTGGCGACTTTGCCGCGAGAAAGGGCTGGCGACATGGCTTGTAATGAAGGTTTAATTGTTATTTCTTTCCAGTGCTGTCCATTTCACTGACTGTGGACTGGTTAACAAGTTTATTcctgtgtgttggggaggggggatatTCCTGCTCCAGGCCCTCAATGGGGTAATACCGCCCCTCTGCATCCTGCTATTCCggtcctgagccccacccccagcgttgcctcactcccgacccacagccccctgctaccccagccctgggccccccacagctccgccggtgcccctcactcccgacccgcagccccctgctaccccagccctgggccccccacagctccgccggtgcccctcactcccgacccgcagccccctgctactccagccctgggccccccacagctccgccggtgcccctcactcccgacccgcagccccctgctaccccagccctgggccccccacagctccgccggtgcccctcactcccgacccgcagccccctgctaccccagccctgggccccccacagctccgccggtgcccctcactcccgacccgcagccccctgctaccccagccctgggccccccacagctccgccggtgcccctcactcccgacccgcagccccctgctaccccagccctgggccccccacagctccgccggtgcccctcactcccgacccgcagccccctgctaccccagccctgggccccccacagctccgccggtgcccctcactcccgacccgcagccccctgctaccccagccctgggccccccacagctccgccggtgcccctcactcccgacccgcagccccctgctactccagccctgggccccccacagctccgccggtgcccctcactcccgacccgcagccccctgctaccccagccctgggccccccacagctccgccggtgcccctcactcccgacccgcagccccctgctaccccagccctgggccccccacagctccgccggtgcccctcactcccgacccgcagccccctgctaccccagccctgggccccccacagctccgccggtgcccctcactcccgacccgcagccccctgctaccccagccctgggccccccacagctccgccggtgcccctcactcccgacccgcagccccctgctactccagccctgggccccccacagctccgccggtgcccctcactcctgacctgcagccccctgctaccccagccctgcagttAGGATATAGacattcaggcctgtctgtaaaggccaaaCTCTAAGAaggtaggtgtattcttatcaggATGAggattgtttgcacctttggactttgctCGTCCACCTTTGGACttggggtattgttgctctctgttcatgcgagaaggaccagggaaataggcgggtgaaggaataagccccctaacacctgcccccctccagcgctgccagtgcccctcactcccgacccgcagccccctgcgacCCCAGCCCTGTCACCacccccatctctgctgcagcaCCTGGTAGGGCAGAAGATGGAGTTCTGCGGAAGCAGATGGAGCTGGAGAGGGGTGCCCACGTGCTGGGCGCACGTGCAAAGAGCAGGGAACCAAGCCACACGAGGAAGGAGGTTTAATAAATGAAGGAGACTGTGGCCTTGGGCACAGGACCATGATCGTGGGGATGGTCAGCAGAGACAATAGAGGAGttaaaaaggggtggggaggggaggagtgggacTGGGTCTAAATGTCTGTGGTGGTGACCATGCCAGGGAACTGGAACTGAATCCCAAAGAGCGAGAGGCTCCCTTCTCTGAGGGCAGGAAGATCCAAGGCGTGAACAGCAAAGCAGAGCGGGCCATGGGTGCTGGCCACCCAGCCCCCACTGGGGAGACGGGATGGAAATGACGCAGTTCTGAAACCAGAGGCTGTTGTGGTGGGGGAGGTTAACTCCCCAGATAAGCTATCTGCCTGGTAATCAGACATGCATCAGGCTACAGCTCCCGGAGTGCTGAGCAAAGTAGCTTTGTGATCCCAGCGATAAAGGCCCTGCGCAGAGTCCCGGCCCTGCTGGGTCTAAACAGAGAGGCTGTGACTATTAGGGCTTCACTTCAGAAAAGGTGTTTTTTACACCGAGATAATGGAtgcaaaatcctagtggagacaaggcgcCGGCGTGGAGCCCACCTTGATGGAGCTCGTCGAAGTGAACCCCAGCGAGGGATTCAGGTCCGTTATTTATCTCCCCACCAGTCTGTGCCATCTGCAAACGTCACCAGCAGTGACTGCATATTTCCTTgcagatcactgataaagatatgGAACTGCACTGGCCCAAGAACAGATCTCTGCAGAGCCCCGCTAGAAACACCTTCTGGGGTGACGATTCCCCATTAACCGTTCTAGCAGTTAGCCAGTTTTCACCTCACTGATTAGGTCCCATGATGATTCGGCATTGTGCTACTTTTTGATCAGAACATTGTGCAGCATTAgggggaccagatgtcccaattctATAGGGACAGCCCCAATTTTGgaggctttttcttatgtaggcaactgttaccccccaccccatcccgattttttacacttgctgtctggtcaccctatgcagcACTGATGCCTTACAGAAATCCAAGTACATTATTATTTACTGTTTACAGTATAGTAGCACCTTGGATCCcctactcatggaccaggaccccattgtgccaggcgctgtacaaacacagaccaacaAGACCATCCTCGCCCGCAAAGAAACTAAGTAAGTCTAAGTAAAACTAACATATCTAAGTATTTATGTCAACAGAGTTACCGTTATCAGCCCGTCTTGTGATCTCATCAAAGAACGACCACATGTTGATTTGACATCCCCATTCGCCATAAAGCCATGCTCATTTGCCTTAGTGCCCCTGCCTCCCTGCTGGTGGGCGAGGGGTGAATggtgcattgcagagaaaactGGTCCATTAATGAGGGACGAGGGGACGCCGATCCAAGCGTAACCCTGTCCAGCTGGGCAAGACTATTCTGGCCACAGCCAGTTCTTTCATAGCCAAGGGCCTCGGGGTTTGAACTGTCTCCCTCCCAGAGTGCATAGGCCtttggctgccccccaccccttcctcacaGCTGCCTTTCAAAAATACCTCCTCCATCTGGTCATCTCGCTCAGCCGCTGCTGCAAGGAACGGGACAGTCTCACAGGGTTTAAGCCCCCAGGGGCCCATTAGAGCATCTCAGCTGAGCCTCTGCACAGCCCAGGTCCTTCGGCTACACCCGTACTGAGCCCAGAGTCTCTCGTTAGACGAAAGCTTTTCAGTGCACTGGAGTTGCATACCGCAGGCAGAGACCAGCTGCCCTAGAGCTGGAGGAACTGCTCAGGGGAGACATGTCCGGACGATCCCGGCAGGCAAACCACGCCCGTGCCACAGAGGAAGGCa
The Caretta caretta isolate rCarCar2 chromosome 26, rCarCar1.hap1, whole genome shotgun sequence DNA segment above includes these coding regions:
- the CAPG gene encoding macrophage-capping protein; protein product: MYTAIPKSGSPFDASVNQPGLHIWRVEKMKPVPVPAESKGVFYSGDSYLVLHNGPEEQANLHIWIGQSSTRDEQGACAVLSTHLNTLLGERPVQHREVQGNESDVFMEYFPHGIKYQEGGVESAFHKTQSSRSSGPIRKLYQVKGKKNIRATERELSWASYNTGDCFILDLDDTIYTWCGETSNILERNKARDLALAIRDSERQGKARVEIVSDGEEPPEMIQVLGPKPALRQGSPEEDVTADQKNAGAAALYKVSDATGKMNLTKMSGSSPFSQGLLCTDDCFVLDNGQCGKIYVWKGRKANQQEREAALKVAEDFISRMKYSPKTQVEILPQGRESPLFKQFFASWK